The DNA window GAGCAGGCGGCGCAGCGCGGGGGCGGGTTCAAGGCCAAACCGGACAGCATCGGCGCCCAGCGGCTGCGGGCCACCGCCGCGCAGGGCAGAGTGGTGGACAAACGCCTGTGGACCGGCATCGCCCAGCTGGTGGGCGGCGGGCATAACTCCACCGCGCTGGTAGGCACCCCGGAGCAGGTGGCCGATGCGCTGCTCGACTACTACGACCTCGGGGTGCGCAACTTCCTGATCCGCGGATTCGACCCGCTGAACGATGCGGCAGACTACGGCCGGGCGCTGCTGCCGATCGCTCGTGAAAAAGCCGCGCGGCGTGCGGTGGCGGAGCGCGCATCGTGATCCATCCTGAGCGCGACGACTGGGCGCAGCAGCTGACGGCGGTACGCCAACAGATGGCGGAGCAGGCGGCCAGTCTTGACGCCAGCGGCGACTTTCCCTGGCGCAATATCGACCCTCTGCGCGCGGGGGGCTGGTTAAGCCTCGCCGTGCCGCGTGCTTACGGCGGCGCGGGCGCCAGCCTGGCCCAGCTGCAGCAGGCCATCGCCGCCATCGCCTGGGGTGAGCCGGCGACGGCGCTGATCGTCTGCATGCAGTATCTGCACCATTTGCGGCTGGCGGAAAACGACGCCTGGCACGCGCCGCTGCGCCAGCAGGTTTTTCATGATGCCGTCGAACACGGCGGCCTGATCAACAGTCTGCGCGTTGAGCCGGATCTGGGCTCCCCGGCGCGCGGCGGCCTGCCGGACACCGTGGCGAGCCGCCGCGCGGACGGCTGGGACATCAACGGCCATAAAATCTATACCACCGGCATTGAAGGGCTGCGCTGGCTGGCGGTTTGGGCGAGAAGCGATGAGAACCCGCCGCGGATGGGCACCTGGCTGGTGCCTGGCGACAGCCCGGGGATTAGCGTGGTGAAAAGCTGGGATCACGCCGGGATGCGGGCTACCGGCAGCCATGAGGTGATTTTTCGCCACGTGCGGGTGGCGGCAGAGCATGCGGTGGATGTCTGGCCGGTCGATGCGCCACCCGCCGCTCAGGCGGAACCGTTGCGCCTGTTCGCCAACCGACAGACGGCATTGCTGGCGGCGATCTATGACAGCATCGCCCGCGCCGCTCACGACTGGCTGGTGAGGTGGCTGGCGGGGCGGGTGCCCGCGGGTCTCGGCCATCCGCTTTCCCGCCTGCCGCGGGTGCAGGAGAAGGTCGGGCAGATCGCCGAACTGCTGTTGGTTAACCGCAGCTTGCTGGAGCAGGCCGCTGCGCTGCGCTTTTCCGCCATTGAGGCCAACCTGGCGAAAGTCACTATCACCGACAACGCCATTCAGGCGGTGAATATCGCGCTCGAGCTGACCGGCAATCATGGCCTCAGCCGACAAAACCCGCTGGAACGCCACTACCGCAATGTGCTCTGCGGCCGGGTGCATACCCCGCAGAGCGACAGCGCCTGGCTGGCAGCCGGCCACTTCGTCTTTCAATCACAAGGATAATCACGATGCGTCTATCATTCTCAGGCCGGGTGGCGGCAGCGCTGATGCTGCTGGCGCTGGGCGGTTACGCGACGGCGCAGGAGCGGCTTACCCTGCGCATCGCCGATCAAAAAGGCGGCATGCGTTCGCAGCTGGAGGCGGCCAACGCCCTGCAAAACCTCCCCTACGACATTAAGTGGGCCGAATTTCCGGCCGCCGCGCCGCTGGCGGAAGCCCTTAACGCTGGCGCGGTGGACGCGGGGATCATCGGCGATGCGCCGCTGCTCTTCGCCCTGGCTAACGGCGCGCCGGTAAAAGCGATCGCCGTGGACAAAAGCAACCCGGCGGGGACCGCGGTGCTGGTTTCTCCCGGCAGCGCGATAAAAACCGCCGCCGGGTTAAAAGGCAAGCGCATTGCCACGGGCAAAGGGTCGATTGGCCATTTCGTGGCGCTGAAAGCGCTCGAGCAGGCGGGCATCTCGCCGAAGGAGGTGCAGTGGGTGTTCCTCGGTCCGGTGGACGCCAAAGTGGCGCTGCTTAACGGTTCGGTGGACGCCTGGGCGACCTGGGAGCCCTACACCACCCAGATGGTGAAGACCAACGAGGGGCAGATCCTGGTGAGCGGCAAAGGGCTGCTGCCGGGGAATACCTTCCTTGCGGCAACGGATTCAGCGCTTAACGATCCGCAAAAGCGCGCCGCGCTGCAGGATTATCTCCAGCGCCTGGCCGGCGCCGAGCGCTGGGCCTACGCCAATCTCGACAGCTACGGCAAAACGCTGGGGGAGATCATCCGCTTCCCGGCGGAGATCGCCCGCGCGCAGTTTGCCAACCGCCAGTCGCAGTGGCACCCGCTGGCGGAGGAAACGGTGACCCAGCAGCAGGCGACGGCGGACTTTTATCTCGCCAACGGCCTGATCCGCACCCGGCTGGACGTGAAGCCGACCTTTGACTCCAGCTTTAGCGTGCCCGCCGGGCCGGCCCACGCGGAGGTAACGCCATGACCCCGTCCGCTTTTTCCCGTCGTCGTTTTTTAAAGCTAAGCGGTGGCCTGGCGCTGGCCGGGGTTTCCCTGCCGCTGTGGGCTCACGATATGGCGGAGATGGCCAGCGGCGATGCTCATCCGGCGCTACGCCTGCCGCAGCCGTACAAGATCAAGCTGGCGATCAACAAAAGCGCGGTTTGCCTCGCGCCGGTCGCCGTCGCCGAGCAGCAGAAGATTTTCAGTAAATATAACCTCGACGTTGAGTTTGTTAACTTCGGCAACTCCACCGATGTGCTGCTGGAGGCGATCGCCACCGGCAAGGCCGACGCCGGGGTGGGGATGGCGCTGCGCTGGCTGAAGGCGCTGGAGCAGGGCTTTGACGTCAAGCTCACCGCCGGGACCCATGGCGGCTGCCTGAACCTGCTGACGGCCAAAGCGTCGCCGTTCAACGGCCTTGAGAGCCTGAAAGGGCAAACCATCGGCGTCACCGACATGGCCGGGCCGGATAAAAACTTCTTCGCCATCCTGCTTAAGCGCCACGGTATCGATCCGATAAGCGACGTGCAGTGGAAAGTCTACCCGGCGGATCTGCTCAGCGTGGCGCTGGATAAGCGCGAGATCGCCGCCATCAGCGGCAGCGAGCCGTTCAGCTATCGGCTGCTGGAGACCGGCAAGTATCAGCTGATCGCCAGCAATATGACCGGGGACTATGCCAATCTGAGCTGCTGCGTGCTGGGGGTGAGCGGGAGCCTGGCGCGGGATCATAAACCGGCCGCCGCGGCGCTCACCCAGGCAATCCTTGAAGCGCACAGCTATGCCGCCGAACACCCGGAAAGCGTGGCGCAATCTTTCCTCGCCCATGCGCTCAACACCAGTGAAGCGGAGGTAAGCGGCATTCTGCACGGACAGGGGCACGGCCACCACGCGGTGGGGGAGGCGTTCGTGAAAGAGCTGACGCAGTATGCGGTCGACCTGCAGCGGGTGCAGGTGATCAAACCGGGCACCGATCCCCATCAGTTTGCGGAGAGTATCTATGCCAACGTATTCGCCTGAGCAGGCGCTGGCGCGCCCAACCGGCCGCGCGCCGCTGTGGGGAGAAGGGCTGCTGGCCGCCGCGCTGTGGCTGCTGGGCGGTCTGTTCACCCTGGCCTGGCCCGATGCCGGGCGGCGCTGGCCGTTTAGCGAGGGCTGGGCGCTGGCGCAGTTCGCCTTCGGCGGCGGCTTGCTGCTGCTGGCGCTGAGCTATCGCTACTGGCGAGCGCGCGGCGCGCGCGTGCTGCATGCCGGCAAGTGGCTGGCGCTGCTGCCGGTGCTGTTCGCTGCCTGGGAAGGGCTGACCGCCAAGAGCGGCGTGCTGCCGGTGCCGTTTTTCGCGCCGCCGCAGGCGCTGATCGAGGTGCTGCACGACGACTGGCCGCGTCTGCTCGACAGCCTGCTGCACTCCCTGGGGCTGCTGGGGCTTGGGGTGCTGCTCGGCACCAGCAGCGGGTTCGTCACCGGTCTCGCCATTGGCTGGTCGCAACGGATAGGCTATTGGGTCCATCCGGTGTTACGCCTGCTGGGGCCGGTGCCGTCCACCGCGCTGCTGCCGCTGTGCCTGTTTATCTTTCCGTCAAGCTTCGGCGCCAGCGTGTTTTTGATTGCGCTGAGCACCTGGTTCCCGGTCACGGTGCTGACCTGGTCCGGGGTCATCGGCATTGACAAGGCGTGGTACGACGTGGCGCGGACGCTCGGCGCCAGCCAGCGTTTCCTGATCCTGCGGGTAGCGATCCCCGCCGCGCTGCCGAACGTCTTTGTCGGCCTGTTTATGGGGCTTGGCGCGTCGTTTTCGGTGCTGATTGTGGCTGAAATGGTCGGGGTGAAGTCGGGGATCGGCTTCTACCTCCAGTGGGCCCAGGGCTGGGCGGCCTATCCCAATATGTACGCCGCGCTGCTGGTGATGGCCTTGCTGTGCTCCGGCCTGATCAGCGGATTATTTATGCTGCGCGATAAGCTGCTGAGCTGGCAGCGGGGAGGGATGCAATGGTAACCGCGACGTCAGGTTCGCAGACGATAGCGCGCGGCGCGGCGGTATCGATAAGCCATCTTCATCACGCGTTTACGCTCGGCAAACAGGCGGTGCCAGTGCTGGAGAATATCAGCCTGCAGCTGCGGCCAGGGGAAAGCGTGGCGCTGCTGGGCCCTTCCGGCTGCGGTAAATCCACCCTGCTGCGGCTGCTGGCCGGGCTGGAAGCCCCGCAGAACGGACAGATGCAGTTCGACGGCGCGCCGCTCGGCGCTCCGGGGCCGGAGCGCATACTGGTGTTTCAGGACCCGACGCTCTATCCCTGGCTGACGGTGCGGCAGAACGTGCTGCTGGGCCCGCAGGCGCAGGGCAAAAGAGGGCTGGAAGCAAAGGCCGACGCGCTGATTGACCGCATCGGTCTGCAGGCCTTCAGCGAAGCGTGGCCGAGGCAGCTGTCAGGGGGGATGGCGCAGCGCGCCGCGCTGGCGCGCGCGCTGTTGAACGAGCCGCGCCTGCTGCTGCTCGACGAGCCGCTGGGCAAGCTGGACTCGCTGACCCGCATCAGCATGCAGCGGGAGCTGATCGCCCTCTGGCAGCAGCAGGGGTATACCAGCCTGCTGGTGACCCACGATATCGAAGAGGCGCTGCTGCTGTGCGAGCGGGTGCTGGTGATGTCGCCGCGTCCGGGGCGGATTATCGCCGAGTTCGCGCTGCCGCTGGCCTTTCCCCGCCACCGCGATAACCCGCAGCTGCTGCAGCATCGTCAGGATATATTGCGCATCCTCGGCCAGGAGGAGGACTGGTAGGGTAAACGCACTCCCCGGTGGCGGCTGCGACTTACCGGCCTGCGAACTCGAGGGGAAGGGGAAGGACCGCAGGCCGGTGCAAGCGCAGCGCCGCCCGGCAATGGACATCCGGCGCCATGCGCCACGTTTTGCCCGGTGGCGGCTGCGCCTTACCGGGCCTGCGAACTCCACAGAAGGGGAAGGACCGTAGAACGCAGGCCGGTGCAAGCGCAGCGCCGCCCGGCAATGGGTATCCGGCACCATGCGCCACGTTTTGCCCGGTGGCGGCTGCGCCTTACCGGGCCTGGGAGCTCCACAGAAGGGGAAGGACCGTAGGCCGGTGCAAGCGCAGCGCCGCCCGGCAATGGACATCCGGCGCCATGCGCCACGTTTTGCCCGGTGGCGGCTGCGCCTTACCGGGCCTACGAGCTCCACAGAAGGGGAAGGACCGTAGAACGTAGGCCGGTGCAAGCGCAGCGCCGCCCGGCAATGGATATCCGGCGCCATGCGTCACGTTTTGCCCGGTGGCGGCTGCACCTTACCGGGCCTGGGAACTCGAGAGGAAGGGGAAGGACCGTAGGCCGGTGCAAGCGCAGCGCCGCCCGGCAATGAGCATCCGGCGCGACGCCATGTACGGCTTAAAAATCCATCTTCACCGTGAACTGTACCTCACGCGGATCGCCAATCTGATTGCCGAGGTTATTGGTGCCGATGGAAGAGGTGTAATAGGTCTTATCAAACAGATTCTTCACATTCACCTGCAGCGTCACCGGATACTGCAGCTTCATCTTATAGGCGGCGAACACGTCCGCCACCGCATAGCCCGGTAGATAATAATCCGCGCCGTTGGTGCCGGAGCGCTTGCTGAGCGCATGGCCGCCGCCGCCCACCGTCAGGGTGTTGCTGTTGTAGACGTTATGAATGTCATAGGTCAGGAACAGCGAACCGGTGTGTTTCGGTACGTTCGGCAGCGGTTTCCCGGCGTAATCCGGATCTTCCAGCACTTTGGCGTCGGTGTAGCCGTAGCTGGCGATCACGCTGAGGTTATCGGTGATGGACCCCGCCAGATCCACTTCCACGCCCTGGGAACGCACCTTGCCCGCGGTTTTGGCCACCGTCTCATCGCCAATGCTCTCGGTGTACAGCACATTGCGCTTATGAATATCAAACAGCGCGATATTGGCGGTAATGCCCTCCAGCAGGTCGAATTTGGCGCCCACTTCGTAGGAGGTGGACTCTTCCGGCGGCAGCTCGCCGATATAGCTGGCGATCGACGACTGCGGCATAAACGACTGGGCGACATTGGCGAACAGCGACACGTTCGGCGTCACTTTGTAGACCAAGCCGGCTTTCGGCGTCCATTTCTCATCGCGGCTGTCGGTATTGACGTTAAACGGTCGGCCTTTACCGGCGTACTGGGTGTAATACTGGTAGCGCACGCCGGCGACGGCGATCCAGTTGTTGGTCAGGTACAGCGCGTCCTGCACGTAAGCGGCATAGCTCTCCTGCTGGATCCGCTGATCGCTGTCGGACGCGGAGACGGTATTGCAGGTGTCGAGGGTGCCGTAGACCGGATGATAGATATTAAAGCCTTTCACGTTCTTGCAGCGCAGCATATCGGTGCGCAGCAGATCGTAATTCTCATAGGCGACGCCGGTCAGCAGTTCGTTATAAAAGCCGCCCACCACCACGTTGCCCTGCAGGTCGGCGCGGGTCGAGTGCATCTTCTGCGTGGAGCCATGGGTTCCATCGACCCGGCGGGTCAGGTTGCCGGTCGCCGAATCATAAGCCATTACTCGCGCCTGGTTATCGTTATAGTGATCCTGGCTGTAGCTGTAATCGAAGCGCGCGGTCCAGGCGTCGTTAAGGCGATACTCGGCGTTGAGCTGGGCGAGGTCGGAATAGCCATCGGTAATATTAAACGCTTCATCGAAGCGGGTTTTGCGATCGACGTTCACCGCATGGCCGGTATTCAGATCGAAAATAGTGCCGCGGTCAAAGGGCGCGCTGTAGTCGCGGTGCGAATAGGACGCGGTCACCGTCGCCCGGTCGCCAAACCAGGTCAGGGAAGGGGCGAAAAAGCTGCTTTTGTTTTTACCGAAATTGCGCCAGTAATCTTCATTCTGATAGTCCCCAATCAGCCGGTACGCCAGATTCGTGCCTTCGATGGGGCCGGTGACGTCGACGCTGCCGGTACCGCCGCCAAAGCTGGAGGACGTCGCGGAAACCGAACCGGAGAACTGCCGCTCCGGACGTTTGGTGATGACGTTGATCAGCCCGCCGGGGTCGAGAATACCGTACAGCGTCGAGGCGGGTCCCTTCAGGACTTCCACCCGTTCGGTGGCGGCGTTAAAGCTGCGCGGCAGAACGGTGCGCAAACCGTTGGTCATGATCGAGCCGTCGCGGTTAGCGCCGAAGCCGCGGCGGGTAAAGGCGTCCTGGGTGCCGCCGAGGGTGTTGGTTTGCACCACGTTGGCGACGTTATACAGCGCCTCGTCGAGCGAGGTGGCGTGCTGATCTTCGAGAACCCGGTCGCTGACGGTATTCACCACCTGCGGAATATCCAGCAGCGGCATCGCGGTCAGCGTCGCGGTAGAGGAGCTGAGCGGTTGATAGCCGCTGGTGGCGCTCTGCTGGGCGCCATCGGCCACCACGGTGATGGTCTCTTCCGCGTCGTTGTTACCTTTCGCCGCGTTATTTTCCGCGGCCATTAATCCCGGTGAGGCTAAAAAAAGAAGCGAAAAAAGCGCCCGCCCTTGCAACGAGGTGAAGGCGACATGGGGTTGAGTCATTATCTTTTTCTCGTGAACGAATCTGCCTTTGCGGTCAGATAAAGCCAATAAAATCATTGCCCTGAATAATAAAAACACGCGATTTAGCGTCTGAACGCGCCTTTCTACGTGTAATTGAGAATCATTCAATCATGAAGGAATGTAGTAGTAAACGTTATACAAGATAAAAAATCAGCGGCGGGGAACAGGGCGTTTTAAACACCTCCATCAGGGAATATCCTGTGGTTATCTATTTGATATTATTTTATTTTAATTCTATTGCGTTGGCGCGGCCTCGCTGTAGTCATCGTCCGCGCTTGAAGACGATGGCGACTATTGACTACTACATTCATCCCCGTCATGATCAAAAGAGAATGAGATTTATTTTGATTTGACTGCAGAATGTCCAGCCATCGCCTGGAACGCTGCGGCGCAGGAGCGAGTTATGCCACAGCGGGTGACACCTGCAGAGCAGGGGATCGTACTGGATGCCCTGTCGGCCGGCTACGGCCAGACCCTGATCGTTGACGACATCAACCTGACCATCCCCACCGGCAAAATGACGGTGCTGGCAGGGGCGAACGGCTCCGGCAAATCCACGCTGCTGTCGACCATCGCCAGGATGCTGAAACCGCTCGGCGGCAGCGTGCGTCTGGACGGGCAAGCCATTCATCAGATGCCGACGAAGGCCGTCTCGCGCCAGCTCGGCATCCTGCCGCAATCGCCGCTGACGCCGGAAGGGTTAACGGTTTTCGAACTGGTCTCGCGCGGTCGCTTCCCGTGGCAGGGGCTGATGCGCCAGTGGTCCGACGCCGATGAGCTGGCGGTGGAAGAGGCGCTGCGCTTAACGGGCACCCGCGAGTTTGCTCATCTGCCGGTGGACAGCCTCTCCGGCGGCCAGCGTCAGCGCTGCTGGATCGCCATGGCGCTGGCCCAGCAAACGGCCACGATTCTGCTTGATGAACCGACCACCTGGCTCGACCTGCGCTATCAGGTCGATATTCTCGAACTGCTCCAGACCCTGACCCGCGAGCATGGCCGTACGGTGGTGACGGTGCTCCATGACCTTAACTTTGCCGTCAACTACGCCGATCTGCTGGTATTCCTTAAACAGGGGCGCATCGCCGGCACGATCAGCGACGGTGAAGTC is part of the Klebsiella quasipneumoniae subsp. quasipneumoniae genome and encodes:
- a CDS encoding acyl-CoA dehydrogenase family protein — protein: MIHPERDDWAQQLTAVRQQMAEQAASLDASGDFPWRNIDPLRAGGWLSLAVPRAYGGAGASLAQLQQAIAAIAWGEPATALIVCMQYLHHLRLAENDAWHAPLRQQVFHDAVEHGGLINSLRVEPDLGSPARGGLPDTVASRRADGWDINGHKIYTTGIEGLRWLAVWARSDENPPRMGTWLVPGDSPGISVVKSWDHAGMRATGSHEVIFRHVRVAAEHAVDVWPVDAPPAAQAEPLRLFANRQTALLAAIYDSIARAAHDWLVRWLAGRVPAGLGHPLSRLPRVQEKVGQIAELLLVNRSLLEQAAALRFSAIEANLAKVTITDNAIQAVNIALELTGNHGLSRQNPLERHYRNVLCGRVHTPQSDSAWLAAGHFVFQSQG
- a CDS encoding ABC transporter substrate-binding protein, with translation MRLSFSGRVAAALMLLALGGYATAQERLTLRIADQKGGMRSQLEAANALQNLPYDIKWAEFPAAAPLAEALNAGAVDAGIIGDAPLLFALANGAPVKAIAVDKSNPAGTAVLVSPGSAIKTAAGLKGKRIATGKGSIGHFVALKALEQAGISPKEVQWVFLGPVDAKVALLNGSVDAWATWEPYTTQMVKTNEGQILVSGKGLLPGNTFLAATDSALNDPQKRAALQDYLQRLAGAERWAYANLDSYGKTLGEIIRFPAEIARAQFANRQSQWHPLAEETVTQQQATADFYLANGLIRTRLDVKPTFDSSFSVPAGPAHAEVTP
- a CDS encoding ABC transporter substrate-binding protein, which encodes MTPSAFSRRRFLKLSGGLALAGVSLPLWAHDMAEMASGDAHPALRLPQPYKIKLAINKSAVCLAPVAVAEQQKIFSKYNLDVEFVNFGNSTDVLLEAIATGKADAGVGMALRWLKALEQGFDVKLTAGTHGGCLNLLTAKASPFNGLESLKGQTIGVTDMAGPDKNFFAILLKRHGIDPISDVQWKVYPADLLSVALDKREIAAISGSEPFSYRLLETGKYQLIASNMTGDYANLSCCVLGVSGSLARDHKPAAAALTQAILEAHSYAAEHPESVAQSFLAHALNTSEAEVSGILHGQGHGHHAVGEAFVKELTQYAVDLQRVQVIKPGTDPHQFAESIYANVFA
- a CDS encoding ABC transporter permease, yielding MPTYSPEQALARPTGRAPLWGEGLLAAALWLLGGLFTLAWPDAGRRWPFSEGWALAQFAFGGGLLLLALSYRYWRARGARVLHAGKWLALLPVLFAAWEGLTAKSGVLPVPFFAPPQALIEVLHDDWPRLLDSLLHSLGLLGLGVLLGTSSGFVTGLAIGWSQRIGYWVHPVLRLLGPVPSTALLPLCLFIFPSSFGASVFLIALSTWFPVTVLTWSGVIGIDKAWYDVARTLGASQRFLILRVAIPAALPNVFVGLFMGLGASFSVLIVAEMVGVKSGIGFYLQWAQGWAAYPNMYAALLVMALLCSGLISGLFMLRDKLLSWQRGGMQW
- a CDS encoding ABC transporter ATP-binding protein; this translates as MVTATSGSQTIARGAAVSISHLHHAFTLGKQAVPVLENISLQLRPGESVALLGPSGCGKSTLLRLLAGLEAPQNGQMQFDGAPLGAPGPERILVFQDPTLYPWLTVRQNVLLGPQAQGKRGLEAKADALIDRIGLQAFSEAWPRQLSGGMAQRAALARALLNEPRLLLLDEPLGKLDSLTRISMQRELIALWQQQGYTSLLVTHDIEEALLLCERVLVMSPRPGRIIAEFALPLAFPRHRDNPQLLQHRQDILRILGQEEDW
- a CDS encoding TonB-dependent siderophore receptor, with translation MAAENNAAKGNNDAEETITVVADGAQQSATSGYQPLSSSTATLTAMPLLDIPQVVNTVSDRVLEDQHATSLDEALYNVANVVQTNTLGGTQDAFTRRGFGANRDGSIMTNGLRTVLPRSFNAATERVEVLKGPASTLYGILDPGGLINVITKRPERQFSGSVSATSSSFGGGTGSVDVTGPIEGTNLAYRLIGDYQNEDYWRNFGKNKSSFFAPSLTWFGDRATVTASYSHRDYSAPFDRGTIFDLNTGHAVNVDRKTRFDEAFNITDGYSDLAQLNAEYRLNDAWTARFDYSYSQDHYNDNQARVMAYDSATGNLTRRVDGTHGSTQKMHSTRADLQGNVVVGGFYNELLTGVAYENYDLLRTDMLRCKNVKGFNIYHPVYGTLDTCNTVSASDSDQRIQQESYAAYVQDALYLTNNWIAVAGVRYQYYTQYAGKGRPFNVNTDSRDEKWTPKAGLVYKVTPNVSLFANVAQSFMPQSSIASYIGELPPEESTSYEVGAKFDLLEGITANIALFDIHKRNVLYTESIGDETVAKTAGKVRSQGVEVDLAGSITDNLSVIASYGYTDAKVLEDPDYAGKPLPNVPKHTGSLFLTYDIHNVYNSNTLTVGGGGHALSKRSGTNGADYYLPGYAVADVFAAYKMKLQYPVTLQVNVKNLFDKTYYTSSIGTNNLGNQIGDPREVQFTVKMDF
- a CDS encoding ABC transporter ATP-binding protein, with the translated sequence MPQRVTPAEQGIVLDALSAGYGQTLIVDDINLTIPTGKMTVLAGANGSGKSTLLSTIARMLKPLGGSVRLDGQAIHQMPTKAVSRQLGILPQSPLTPEGLTVFELVSRGRFPWQGLMRQWSDADELAVEEALRLTGTREFAHLPVDSLSGGQRQRCWIAMALAQQTATILLDEPTTWLDLRYQVDILELLQTLTREHGRTVVTVLHDLNFAVNYADLLVFLKQGRIAGTISDGEVCSPELIKRVFDVDVQMSINPQTGKPFFMPFRARQAAAQ